A stretch of Caldanaerobius polysaccharolyticus DSM 13641 DNA encodes these proteins:
- a CDS encoding carbohydrate ABC transporter permease, which translates to MENSFKISGSIKRNRVATTVLSYIIIIAIAIVILIPFFWMLSTALKTNADIFQWPPVWIPKPLKWRNFIDAWNSVPFSKYLFNTLFIVALGMTAEIISETVVAYGFARFKFPGRDIIFFILLSTMMLPFHVTLIPTFIIWNKLGLVGQFDPLVLRAWTAWGPFYIFLLRQFFMGIPTELDDAAEIDGASPFQTFYYVLLPQLKTALVAVSIFAFKGYWNDFLGPLIYLTDMNKYTMNLGMYFFMGGVNEAPKWNYLMAMSIVIALPIIVLFFIAQRYFVEGISFTGLKE; encoded by the coding sequence TTGGAGAACAGCTTTAAAATCAGTGGCTCTATAAAGAGAAATAGGGTTGCAACTACTGTTTTAAGTTATATAATAATTATAGCGATTGCGATTGTGATTTTAATACCTTTTTTCTGGATGCTATCCACTGCTTTAAAGACCAACGCTGATATTTTTCAATGGCCACCGGTATGGATTCCGAAACCGTTAAAGTGGAGAAATTTTATAGATGCATGGAACTCGGTACCATTTTCTAAATATCTTTTCAATACATTATTCATTGTGGCGCTAGGAATGACAGCAGAGATAATCAGCGAGACAGTTGTAGCTTACGGATTTGCTCGGTTTAAGTTTCCGGGCAGGGATATAATCTTTTTCATACTTTTGAGCACAATGATGTTGCCTTTCCACGTAACTTTAATACCTACTTTTATAATATGGAATAAATTGGGTTTAGTAGGCCAGTTTGACCCTCTGGTACTAAGGGCGTGGACGGCATGGGGACCGTTTTATATATTCCTGTTGCGCCAGTTTTTCATGGGTATTCCTACAGAATTGGATGATGCTGCAGAAATAGACGGCGCATCTCCTTTTCAGACATTTTACTATGTGTTGCTACCTCAGCTAAAGACAGCGCTGGTGGCTGTGAGCATATTTGCCTTTAAAGGCTACTGGAATGATTTCTTAGGTCCATTGATTTATCTCACTGATATGAATAAGTACACGATGAACTTAGGTATGTATTTCTTTATGGGAGGGGTAAATGAGGCGCCAAAGTGGAATTATTTAATGGCTATGTCCATAGTCATTGCTTTGCCGATTATAGTTTTGTTTTTCATTGCTCAGCGCTATTTTGTAGAAGGAATATCTTTTACAGGTTTAAAGGAATAA
- a CDS encoding carbohydrate ABC transporter permease — protein sequence MEGFAGTFERWLITPIILLLIGVAIYALLRRLGWKQREAIGFALISPWVVGFLIFTAFPLIYSFYLSFTDYRLFGTPKWVGLGNYIFLFTKDIEFWPSVRITLLYAFLTLPIGVIGSLLVAMLLNRKIKGIGVFRTIYYLPAVLPDVAVALLWRWLFNSESGLINYIAKPFLLLFGVQKPNWFGDPKFVLPAFIIMSIWGIFGTNTVVFLAALQEVPRSLYEVADLDGASPFKKFWNVTVPMISPVILLQIVMGMIGALQIFTVAMFVRPTTAAGKFMNQLVYERGFTQLHMGEASAIAWVLFTIILVLTLLVFKTTPAWVHYEGEIKR from the coding sequence ATGGAAGGTTTTGCTGGTACTTTTGAGCGATGGCTTATTACGCCTATAATTCTTTTGTTAATTGGAGTCGCGATATACGCTTTACTTCGACGCTTGGGCTGGAAACAAAGGGAAGCCATAGGCTTTGCCCTTATTTCTCCATGGGTCGTGGGATTTCTAATTTTTACTGCATTTCCGTTAATATATTCATTTTATTTGAGCTTTACAGACTACCGGCTTTTTGGCACGCCTAAGTGGGTAGGACTTGGCAATTACATCTTTCTCTTTACAAAGGATATAGAATTCTGGCCTTCTGTCCGCATTACTTTATTATATGCGTTTTTGACTTTACCCATAGGGGTAATTGGCTCATTGCTTGTGGCTATGCTTTTAAACAGAAAGATTAAAGGCATAGGGGTTTTCAGAACGATATACTATTTGCCTGCAGTTCTCCCTGATGTGGCAGTAGCTTTGCTATGGAGATGGTTGTTTAACAGCGAATCTGGCCTGATAAATTATATAGCAAAGCCTTTTTTGCTGCTGTTTGGGGTGCAAAAGCCTAACTGGTTTGGCGATCCTAAATTCGTATTGCCTGCGTTTATCATTATGAGCATATGGGGTATTTTCGGCACAAATACCGTAGTGTTTTTAGCTGCATTACAAGAAGTACCGCGGAGTTTGTATGAGGTGGCTGATTTGGACGGTGCAAGTCCTTTCAAGAAGTTCTGGAATGTCACTGTGCCCATGATATCTCCGGTTATATTGTTGCAGATCGTTATGGGGATGATCGGTGCCTTGCAGATATTCACTGTCGCCATGTTTGTGCGCCCCACCACGGCTGCAGGGAAGTTTATGAACCAACTGGTTTACGAGCGTGGTTTTACGCAGCTTCATATGGGAGAAGCGTCGGCCATTGCATGGGTGTTGTTTACGATAATTCTTGTGCTTACCCTCTTGGTGTTTAAGACGACACCTGCGTGGGTGCATTACGAGGGAGAAATTAAGAGATAG
- a CDS encoding ABC transporter substrate-binding protein, with the protein MKKFFSLFAILLASLLIISGCSGGSSKSQNNVSQQKKEKVTIRLSTWAGADEAKELQGIIDKLNKKSDTYKIVQDSNPADYDTRLTTQLSGSSGPDLFWVSAQRAAQLAARGAMMDITDKLASSKDPAAKVSDYFDVALQPFKVNDRIYGLPWIEQPVVLYVNKDLFDKAGVPLPDETWNWDKFVEAAKKLTVDQNGKHPGESGFDAKNVKQWGFTLNGWPPVQMFVWQNGGDVIAPDFSTSPIDTPQAKAAFKFYADLVNSPMVPSQQIIKDRGFDTMFKDQQVAMFMGGAADNLENKVSFKCVVSEVPAGPTGKRATLVDVLGMGINAKTKNPDAAFQAFIDLTDAIHQWKVMPPRKSMVTLDNMKKLHPERAEAMPVIIKSMSYGRQYRYYENYPDWDNVFWTQLMDPIINNHGDPDKLIPVVKPQLDAKLPKK; encoded by the coding sequence GTGAAAAAATTTTTCTCATTGTTTGCGATTTTGTTGGCTTCTTTATTAATAATTTCGGGATGCTCAGGTGGATCATCAAAATCCCAGAACAATGTCAGTCAACAGAAAAAGGAAAAGGTTACTATTCGCCTTTCTACATGGGCTGGAGCCGATGAAGCAAAGGAGTTACAAGGAATTATAGACAAGTTAAATAAAAAATCAGATACCTATAAGATCGTGCAAGACTCTAATCCTGCAGATTACGATACGCGCTTGACAACGCAGCTTTCAGGGAGCAGTGGACCCGATTTGTTCTGGGTTAGTGCCCAAAGGGCGGCACAGCTTGCGGCAAGAGGAGCTATGATGGACATAACGGATAAGCTGGCGTCTTCTAAGGATCCAGCTGCTAAAGTCTCTGATTATTTTGATGTGGCTTTGCAGCCGTTTAAAGTGAACGATAGGATATATGGGCTCCCATGGATTGAACAACCTGTAGTGCTTTACGTGAATAAGGATTTATTTGATAAAGCAGGGGTTCCGTTGCCTGATGAGACGTGGAACTGGGATAAATTTGTGGAAGCAGCTAAAAAGTTGACTGTTGATCAGAACGGTAAGCATCCTGGAGAAAGTGGATTTGATGCTAAAAACGTAAAACAATGGGGATTTACTCTCAACGGATGGCCTCCTGTACAGATGTTTGTATGGCAAAACGGTGGAGATGTTATAGCACCTGATTTTAGTACATCGCCTATAGATACTCCTCAAGCTAAGGCAGCTTTCAAATTCTACGCTGATTTAGTAAATAGCCCTATGGTCCCATCACAACAGATAATAAAGGATCGCGGCTTTGATACCATGTTTAAAGACCAGCAAGTGGCGATGTTCATGGGTGGGGCTGCGGATAATCTTGAAAACAAAGTAAGCTTCAAATGTGTAGTAAGTGAAGTGCCGGCTGGTCCTACGGGTAAAAGGGCGACTCTAGTGGATGTTTTGGGAATGGGCATCAACGCTAAGACCAAGAATCCTGATGCAGCATTTCAGGCGTTTATTGACTTAACTGATGCCATTCATCAGTGGAAAGTTATGCCGCCAAGGAAGTCCATGGTTACTCTTGACAATATGAAAAAGCTCCATCCGGAAAGAGCAGAGGCTATGCCGGTTATCATAAAATCTATGTCCTACGGAAGACAGTACAGGTACTATGAGAACTATCCGGATTGGGATAATGTCTTTTGGACTCAGTTAATGGATCCGATTATCAATAACCATGGGGATCCTGATAAGCTGATTCCTGTTGTAAAGCCGCAGCTTGACGCTAAGTTGCCTAAAAAATAA
- a CDS encoding LacI family DNA-binding transcriptional regulator, which yields MAATKRKKVTMKDIAKKLNISINAVSLALNDKVGVSEDTRNLVIKTADEMGYFEENPSFMVKNHLKNICILIEERNFRDTYFYTKVILGIENEAKKNNYDVLVNFMNKDNFQVPSSIESRKVAGILIVGTIMDEYLKTLLSYNIPLVLVDHASFTISTDAVLTQNIPGSYIATKYLIDKGHKEIGFFGEIDFSLSFKERWLGFNEAMRNAGLIVDPMLNVNPGYCVVENVEQYVLSKNYREVANIISKMDKLPSAWVCSNDNAAITLYNALSILDIKVPDDISVVGFDDIDLCNIVTPHLTTIRVNKELMGVKAVKRLLWRMDNPEEPHDNIRMEVKLIERNSVREVG from the coding sequence TTGGCAGCAACTAAGAGAAAAAAAGTCACTATGAAAGACATAGCAAAAAAGCTGAACATATCGATAAATGCAGTATCTTTGGCTTTAAACGACAAGGTAGGAGTTAGCGAAGATACTAGAAACCTCGTGATAAAAACGGCGGACGAAATGGGTTATTTTGAAGAAAATCCGTCGTTTATGGTGAAGAACCATTTAAAAAACATATGTATTTTGATTGAAGAGAGAAATTTTCGCGATACGTACTTTTACACAAAGGTGATTTTAGGCATTGAAAATGAAGCTAAGAAAAACAATTATGATGTGCTGGTCAACTTTATGAATAAAGATAATTTTCAAGTGCCTTCTAGTATAGAGAGCAGAAAAGTTGCTGGTATTTTAATTGTAGGCACCATAATGGACGAATACCTTAAAACATTGCTTAGCTATAACATTCCCCTTGTGCTGGTGGATCATGCGTCATTTACGATAAGTACCGACGCGGTATTGACGCAAAATATACCTGGTTCATATATAGCTACTAAATACCTGATAGATAAGGGGCACAAGGAGATAGGTTTTTTTGGGGAGATAGATTTTTCGCTGAGCTTTAAGGAGAGATGGTTAGGGTTTAATGAGGCTATGAGGAATGCAGGACTTATCGTAGATCCAATGTTAAATGTAAATCCGGGGTATTGTGTTGTGGAAAATGTGGAACAATATGTTTTAAGCAAGAATTATAGGGAAGTGGCAAACATCATTTCAAAAATGGATAAGCTTCCCTCTGCATGGGTGTGTTCTAATGATAACGCCGCCATAACATTGTACAACGCTTTAAGCATATTAGACATAAAAGTACCTGACGATATATCCGTAGTGGGTTTTGATGACATTGACTTGTGTAACATCGTAACACCCCATTTGACCACTATAAGAGTTAACAAGGAGCTTATGGGAGTAAAGGCTGTAAAGAGGCTCCTATGGCGCATGGATAATCCCGAAGAACCTCACGACAACATAAGGATGGAGGTTAAGCTAATTGAAAGAAATTCTGTGAGGGAGGTGGGATAG